A region of the Roseobacter denitrificans OCh 114 genome:
TACGCTTGTGGGCGCAACCACGCGGATGGGGCTGCTGACGACGCCATTGCGCGACCGTTTCGGCATTCCCACGCGGTTGCAGTTCTACACCGAAGATGAGCTTTTCATCATTGTGGATCGCAACGCGCGCAAACTGGGTGCGCCCGCGGATGAGGGCGGCGCGCGTGAAATTGCGCGCCGGGCGCGTGGCACGCCCCGGATTGCCGGGCGATTGTTGCGCCGCGTTGTGGATTTCGCAGTCGTTGAGGGCGATGGCCGGGTGACACGCGCGCTTGCGGATATGGCGCTGAACCGGTTGGGGGTGGATCATCTGGGCCTTGATGGCGCGGACCGGCGCTATTTGCGGCTGATCGCGGAAAACTATGGCGGCGGACCTGTGGGCATTGAAACGATGAGCGCGGCCCTCAGCGAAAGCCGCGATGCGCTCGAAGAGGTCATCGAACCCTTCTTGTTGCAGCAGGGGTTGATCCAGCGCACGCCGCGCGGGCGCATGCTGGCGCAAAAGGGCTGGACGCATCTGGGCCTTGACGCGCCGCGCGCCCAGACGGATTTGTTCGAGGGATAAGCGGCGCCTGCGCGTGCCGCCAAGCAGGAGACAGCAGCCTTTATGATGGATGCCAGCGAGATCGAAGCGCTTTTTACGCGCAGCGGAGGTCAGTTCGCCTTTGCCCGGTGGGGGCGGCCCATTGCGCCTGTTGTTTTTGGTGTGACGGATGAAACACTGTCCGTGATCAAGGGCGCGCTTGAGGCGGTCATGGCGCTATCGGGGCACAAGATGGCCGAGACGGACCCCGAGCTTGGCAGCAACCTGATGATGTTCTTCTTTCGTGAATGGGACGAATTGCCGGAGGTGCCGGGGCTGGATCGTCTCGTGCCGGATCTGGGGCCGTTGCTGGCGCGCCTCAAACAGGCGGATGCGAACCAATACCGTATTTTCCATTTTGACACCGACGGTGGGATCAAGGCCTGTTTCGTTTTTCTGCGGATGGAAGAAAACCTGAGCGCTGTGCCGGCCGAAACCCTCGCGTTGAGCCAGATCGTGCAATCGGTTTTACTGTGGTCGGACACGGCCTTCAAAGACCGCTCACCCTTGGCGGTAGCGGGGGAGAAGACCATTCTGCGCCCGGATATCGCCGGGCTTATCCGCGCGGCCTATGATCCTGTTCTGCCGGTGGCATCGTCGGATGCCAGCCATGCACTTCGGCTTGCGGCGCGCGTGGGGCTGTCACAATGAGCCACAGCTTTCCCATCCGCGTCTATTACGAAGACACGGATATGGCCGGGATCGTCTATTACGCCAATTACCTGCGCTATATTGAGCGCGCGCGCAGCGACTGGGTGCGCGAGATCGGCATCGATCAGCTTGCGATGAA
Encoded here:
- the ruvB gene encoding Holliday junction branch migration DNA helicase RuvB: MSDIDPTVRADPLPEDHDRALRPQMLSEFVGQAEARANLKVFIASARQRGEAMDHTLFHGPPGLGKTTLAQIMARELGVGFRMTSGPVLAKAGDLAAILTNLEKRDVLFIDEIHRLNPAVEEVLYPALEDFELDLVIGEGPAARTVRIELQPFTLVGATTRMGLLTTPLRDRFGIPTRLQFYTEDELFIIVDRNARKLGAPADEGGAREIARRARGTPRIAGRLLRRVVDFAVVEGDGRVTRALADMALNRLGVDHLGLDGADRRYLRLIAENYGGGPVGIETMSAALSESRDALEEVIEPFLLQQGLIQRTPRGRMLAQKGWTHLGLDAPRAQTDLFEG